The Prevotella herbatica genome contains the following window.
AGGTGCCATAAAAGAACATCCAGACCTTATACTATGCGACATCATGTTGCCGGATATGAACGGATATGAAATCGTAAAGAAACTCAAAGAGCACAATGAATTCAAGCATACACCAGTGATAATGCTTACAGCCCTTGACGATGAAAACCATCAGATAAAAGGGTATCAAGCCGGAGCTGACGACTATATGATAAAGCCTTGTAATTTCAATCTTCTTATCGCACGTATGATTCAACTTATAAAGTGGAATACAACATGTGGCGAAGTAGAAAGTACGCCTACTGAAAATAATGCAACTGTAGCTGACGCACCTATACTAACCAATAAGGCTGATAAGATTTTCCGCCAACAGGTGGCTTCAATCATCAGTCAGCATATCGGTGACGCTGATTTCAACGTAGACAGACTGGCACAGATAATGTGCATGGGACGAACTAAGTTCTATGGAAAGATGAAAGAAGTATATGGCGTGTCGCCAAACAGATATCTAATTAACGAGCGTATGGAATATGCCGCAAAACTAATACTTGAAGGAAAGTACACGATATCAGAAATCAGTTATAAGGTCGGCATTCTGGATTCTTCCTATTTCAACAAATGCTTCAAGGCTAGATACGGCATCGTACCAAGCAAATATCAAGGATAGAAATTACTTTCCGTTGATATGACTTTGCAGGGCTGAAGGTTCCAATATCTTCACCTTGCTTTCGTCTAGTTTTGTCTTGTCAAGGTTAAACACTTTTATAAAGAAGTCATAATTGGCTTGACGCTTGTTGATTCCAAAGTCGTGGCGTTCATTCGGCAGATGCACATTCGTTACTTTATCTTCTGCACCATAAAAGCCATAAATACGTTTCAGGAACGGGAATTCCAGTTCTGGCACGCTTGATGTCCAGTCGCCACCATCACTAACAATAAGCAAAGGACGTGGCGCAAAGAATGATATTAGTTCAGGATTGCATGTACCACCGCCTGCCAATTGGATAGGTTTGCCGCTTTCGCAAGGACATCCTCCGTCGAAATGACTAGCTAGATTAACAGTAGGGGCAGCAGCCGTAATGCGATTATCAAGAACCGTGAGCAGAATGGTATGAGTGCCGCCGCCGCTACCGCCGTTTACGCCGATACGTTTTTTGTCAACATCTTTTCTGTTATTCCACATGTAATCAAGCAATACTTCCGCATTCAAAGCCTGTATCACATGGGCACGATCTGTCTGGTGACTATCTTTACCATATTCCATTTCGCTTTCTCCCCATCCATATAGGTCAAAGTCCACACATATTGCACCCATTCTTGCAAGAGTGCCAAGACGTTGCTGTTCGTCTTTGCGATAACGCCCACCATTAAAATGTCCGTCTGGACAGATGATAAGCGGGTGTTTTCCCTTTGTAGCAGGACTATATATACTTCCAAACAGATGTTCGCCCGGTAAAGTCTCTATACAGATGTTCTGTACTGTATATCCGTCATTCTTTATGATCTTACCAAGTATTGCCTTATGATGTACAAGACTGTCTTTGTATTTATCTATCTCTAGTAGTTTTCTTACCTCTCGTCTCACGCTGTCACGGCGCATTTCAAACTGTTCTTTATTCGAGTACAGACCACTGAGATACTTCAACATCTGTTCACCCTCCTGCACATGACGACGCGGATACTCATAAGGTTTTATCTTATATATATTATTCGACTGCTTCCAATAATTAAAATCAAACTGAGCGAGAATATTTCTCAACGACTCTTCCAAAGAATAAGCACGCACTCTGAAATCGGCATAAGTCAATTTCAAACCAGTTGTGTCTACATTGTACTTAAACTTAACCTTAAAGCGTTTTTCCAAACCATTCATTACGGTGCTTAATGGTTTCTCATATTTTGTAGAATATGTCTGTGCCTGAATTGGAGATTGATGTATAAACATCAAAAGTGCCAATGCCAATATTGATTTAATCTTTTGCATGATCAGTTTGTTTTATATATTAGAGTTACTTCAATATATCCTTAACGATTATTCTACCGAGTTTATTGCTATTAGCGGCCTTCTTTCCGTCAACGAATATCGTCATGCCCCGTCCGATATGGTATCTACCGCCATTCTCATCCCATACAATACATACGTTATGACCATGATAAAGGATGTTATCGAGACAGAACCACTTCCATTTCCCATTTGGTAACAATGGATTTATTTCAAGGGTATTGTCCTGACGTGGACGTAGTCCGCACAATCCAGTGATGACAAGATCAGCAAAAGTACTGTGGTTGTAATATCTGCTTCGCTCCTGATCACCTTTCAACCAATATCCAGTTGTCTCATCAAGATATTCACCGATATATGGTTTACCACGATAGTTCTGACTCTGTACATATTTCTCAAGTTCAGTGAAATATACTTTGTGCCACGAATCATCATTATCGCCATCTTTATTTATGATAGGTAGATGGATGTAATCATTCAGAAGATTAGCCATTGAAGTAAGCGTCTGACTAGTAGCAAAAGGCCATACGGCACCGTCCCATTCACATTTACCGACTCCATGACTACGGAATCCTGGATGTCGACGTTCTGCAGTAGTCAATCCAAATGGAGCGGAAAAGCCTTTCTCGTCTGTCACCTGAAGCCATGCCTGAGAAAAGTCACTATTGTCTGTCGGCAGATTGAAATACCATGGCAGAAAACCTATTTCCTCACGAACAGCGGCAAACTTATTATTTGGATATTTCACTTCAAAGAACTTTGCACTGTCGTTCCACAACTTAGTTTCTACCAAATTTCTGATAGTGTCAGCCTTGAGATTATATAGTGTGGCAACATCATTCTTCCCTGCAAGACCTGCTATATTAGCAATGGCACGATCGTTTCCATACATATAACTATTAATGCTAGGACGGGCATTCTTCTCTTTTCGTCCTCCACTTATCGTTTCTTCCATCGCGTCTCTCACGTCATATTGCCAATATAGAGACGGTTTG
Protein-coding sequences here:
- a CDS encoding alpha/beta hydrolase family protein codes for the protein MQKIKSILALALLMFIHQSPIQAQTYSTKYEKPLSTVMNGLEKRFKVKFKYNVDTTGLKLTYADFRVRAYSLEESLRNILAQFDFNYWKQSNNIYKIKPYEYPRRHVQEGEQMLKYLSGLYSNKEQFEMRRDSVRREVRKLLEIDKYKDSLVHHKAILGKIIKNDGYTVQNICIETLPGEHLFGSIYSPATKGKHPLIICPDGHFNGGRYRKDEQQRLGTLARMGAICVDFDLYGWGESEMEYGKDSHQTDRAHVIQALNAEVLLDYMWNNRKDVDKKRIGVNGGSGGGTHTILLTVLDNRITAAAPTVNLASHFDGGCPCESGKPIQLAGGGTCNPELISFFAPRPLLIVSDGGDWTSSVPELEFPFLKRIYGFYGAEDKVTNVHLPNERHDFGINKRQANYDFFIKVFNLDKTKLDESKVKILEPSALQSHINGK